The DNA segment AATCAAAATATGAATTTGGATCACGCAGAGGGGCAGAATCGCACTAGAGGAAAAGTTAATCAGGCTAACTTGACCATTTCATATTTAAATCCTACAATACCTTCATCCCTATTTGTTTTTCTCTATAGCGTTTCCTAGTCTTATGAAAAAACAAACCGCATTCGCGCAGCGTATGCCCCCAGGGCTTTAGGACACAAAGGACACTAAGTCAAGAGGGTTTCAGAGAGTTATTGCGTAAGTCCTGAATTTGTTTGAACTCATCTTCACCGTACTACTTCTAACCCCACTGGATTTAAAAACGTAAAATTTCGCGCTCATATTCTGCTGGTAAAGGCGTGACTTCCCAAACTAATCCTTCACCGGGTTCTAACATCACTTCTATATACAATTGTTCTACAGGTGTTGTCGCGGTATCTTGATTGTTGGGAAACGGTTGTAAGTCTTCTGTGAGTATTCTGAGTTGCAAGCCTACAGGAATCATATTCTCTGGCTGTGCATTGCGTAATTCAAAGCGCCAAATTTGTTCTTCTGGATTTCCCTTAGGGAAAACTCGTAATTCATAAGTATTACCAAGTACGAGTATTTGACGCGATAAGCCGAAAATAGATGTTTGAGTTTCTCGACTCCTCATCCCCGCAGAAAAAGCCGTAAATTGCCGCAATTCCCAGCCTAGTTGTTGAGCAAAATTTGATACCCCTTCCTGAAGCCACTGCCCGATTGAGGCTGGTTTTGCAACTCCTTGGCGTAATTCATACAAGCTTTGTCGCCAACCGCCATGAGCTATTAATGCTCCCCAAAGCGGAAAGGGAACTTCTAAGCGGGGAAATTTGATATCTGCGTTACTTAATCTTGAGAGTAAATTGGCTGCTTGGGTTTGGGGTAATTGTGGTAGGGGCGGAACAGTTGCACGTCTGGTTTCTTCAGGATACAATTGGCGCGTTGTCCAAAGCACATTCAGGTCTGAGATTAAATGATCAGATTCTAAACTGTAAGTGCGATCGCCTGCATCATAAACCCCTAAAGTTTTCAATTGTTGATGAGTTGTGTAGCCCACAATTCTGATCCACTCCTCATCAGGATTTACCTGTACCGCTAAGTAATAATCAGCCACCCACTCCGGAATATCCACCCATTCTTGAGGTACGCGCAACTCATCCACATCCATTGCTAAGGTAGGAAGTAACACCAACCGAGAGTTATCAAAACTCATAGCTGTACCATTGACTATTTCCC comes from the Nodularia sp. NIES-3585 genome and includes:
- a CDS encoding DUF1822 family protein, with protein sequence MFDASVALAVDNDLVLEMVPNSPPIEHNYSTSGGYQRAWINQMCLTTFLNWLQEEITPDAGVHPNMATLPSVWEIVNGTAMSFDNSRLVLLPTLAMDVDELRVPQEWVDIPEWVADYYLAVQVNPDEEWIRIVGYTTHQQLKTLGVYDAGDRTYSLESDHLISDLNVLWTTRQLYPEETRRATVPPLPQLPQTQAANLLSRLSNADIKFPRLEVPFPLWGALIAHGGWRQSLYELRQGVAKPASIGQWLQEGVSNFAQQLGWELRQFTAFSAGMRSRETQTSIFGLSRQILVLGNTYELRVFPKGNPEEQIWRFELRNAQPENMIPVGLQLRILTEDLQPFPNNQDTATTPVEQLYIEVMLEPGEGLVWEVTPLPAEYEREILRF